One window from the genome of Pelobates fuscus isolate aPelFus1 chromosome 13, aPelFus1.pri, whole genome shotgun sequence encodes:
- the DACT1 gene encoding dapper homolog 1: MDSPPRRQDKPGEADSERHRTRERLEATLAGLGELDHLRQRQEGLVRAALCGPPARDPGRSLEERILEDNILLLKKQLNCLRKRDAGLLTQLHELDKQINDLKLDTEKPAEEHLENDSRPSSGFYELSDGTSGSLSNSSNSVFSECLSSCQSSTCFCSPLEASLHLTDGQPKSADDFFEWLDYRDGQSEVTGTIRRSLSTPHSTATDNATDVNPKYQCDLVSKNGSDIYRYPSPLHAVAVQSPMFLLSVMGNIKEEREVGSNISDGCMIPELDSIKPEGLFPQQSSDCSVSAPSRKMDGYILSIIQKKSHPVRTNKPRTSVNADPVKGILRHGSMCIKQTGAVSNSSISNPKNSIQPCLHSSAITSLDNGTCPPLKSCLKDSQSEQLEGKRMPSTLSCSPSNLNELQGQNSSRHNVKMVGQGLGKNPLLVTPSVLKELNSVLNTPTNASNSACSGSLMESPHSSVPLPKEIKIVPPTKRISSKNTNSSCHSSSLDERPSLDFKSEGSSSQSLDEGLLVNAHYIPAQQEVLKLNKTTKNVKIVKSSTLKHRANVHHLLENGSQTLKEKGKAVGKKCRFPDDLDTNKKTRKISPRSKKVVHSPGESATISKNAGGARSGNKPHGHAKDVVLAKPKHKRGDYRRWKSSAEISYEEALRRARRRNQRELVGVYAQVPIPYASPYTYIASDSEYSAECESLFHSTVVDTSEDEQSNYTTNCFGDSESSLSEVEFVGESTTSTSDTDESGGLIWSQFVHTLPMQSAATADLHTTAKAFVKIKASHNLKKKILRFRSGSLKLMTTV, encoded by the exons ATGGACTCCCCCCCCCGCCGCCAGGACAAGCCCGGGGAGGCGGACTCCGAGCGCCACCGGACCCGGGAGCGGCTGGAAGCCACACTAGCCGGGCTGGGCGAGCTGGACCACCTGCGGCAGCGGCAGGAGGGGCTGGTCCGGGCCGCCCTGTGTGGCCCCCCGGCCAGGGACCCCGGCCGCAGCCTGGAGGAGAGGATCCTGGAGGACAACATCCTACTGCTCAAAAAACAGCTG aactGCTTAAGGAAAAGAGATGCTGGTCTGTTAACTCAGCTTCATGAACTGGACAAGCAGATAAATGATTTAAAGTTGGACACCGAAAAACCAGCAGAAGAACATCTTGAAAACGACAGTCGCCCCAGTTCAG gATTTTACGAGCTGAGTGATGGGACGTCAGGATCGCTCTCAAATTCGTCCAACTCTGTATTTAGTGAATGTTTATCCAGCTGTCAATCCAGCACCTGCTTCTGCAGTCCTTTGGAAGCCTCATTACATCTCACAGATGGTCAGCCGAAATCTGCAG ATGACTTCTTTGAATGGCTTGACTACAGGGATGGCCAATCAGAAGTGACTGGCACCATACGCCGTTCTCTCTCTACTCCGCATTCTACTGCAACGGATAATGCCACAGATGTCAATCCAAAATATCAGTGTGACTTGGTTTCTAAAAATGGGAGTGACATCTATCGCTATCCAAGTCCCCTTCACGCTGTAGCCGTGCAGAGTCCCATGTTTCTTCTGTCTGTGATGGGGAATATAAAGGAGGAACGGGAAGTTGGTTCTAACATCAGCGATGGTTGCATGATTCCTGAACTTGACTCCATAAAACCAGAAGGACTTTTTCCGCAACAAAGTAGTGACTGCTCGGTCTCTGCTCCCAGTAGGAAGATGGATGGTTACATTTTAAGTATAATTCAGAAAAAATCTCACCCTGTAAGGACTAATAAGCCACGGACAAGTGTGAATGCAGACCCTGTGAAGGGTATTTTAAGACATGGGAGTATGTGTATCAAGCAGACTGGTGCTGTCTCAAATAGCAGTATTTCTAACCCCAAAAATTCTATACAGCCCTGTTTACATTCCTCTGCAATAACCTCTCTGGATAATGGCACTTGCCCTCCTTTGAAATCATGTCTAAAAGACTCTCAGAGTGAACAGCTGGAAGGTAAGAGAATGCCATCCACCCTAAGCTGCTCACCAAGTAATCTCAATGAACTTCAAGGCCAAAATAGTTCACGACATAATGTGAAGATGGTAGGTCAAGGTCTGGGAAAGAACCCACTTTTAGTGACACCAAGTGTTCTAAAGGAACTTAATTCTGTTCTCAATACGCCCACCAACGCATCCAACTCTGCATGCAGTGGATCTCTTATGGAAAGTCCACACAGCAGCGTTCCTCTTCCCAAGGAAATCAAAATTGTGCCTCCTACAAAAAGGATTTCATCCAAAAATACAAATAGCTCATGCCACTCCTCATCTCTTGATGAGCGGCCATCGTTGGACTTTAAAAGCGAAGGCTCGTCATCTCAGAGTTTAGATGAAGGTCTTCTGGTTAATGCACATTATATACCAGCTCAACAGGAGGTCCTAAAACTCAATAAAACAACTAAAAATGTAAAGATTGTTAAGAGCTCCACTTTAAAACACAGAGCCAATGTCCATCATCTCCTGGAAAATGGTTCTCAAACcctgaaagaaaagggaaaagCTGTGGGTAAAAAATGTAGATTTCCAGATGACTTGGatacaaacaagaaaacaagaaagaTTTCTCCAAGAAGTAAAAAGGTTGTGCATTCTCCTGGTGAAAGTGCCACTATAAGTAAGAATGCTGGAGGAGCCCGTTCTGGAAACAAACCACATGGACATGCAAAAGATGTGGTTCTGGCCAAACCAAAACATAAGAGAGGTGACTATCGTAGATGGAAATCTTCAGCTGAAATTTCTTATGAAGAAGCTCTACGGAGGGCTCGACGGAGAAACCAAAGAGAGCTTGTTGGTGTCTATGCTCAAGTCCCAATCCCTTATGCCAGCCCGTATACTTACATAGCAAGTGACTCTGAATATTCTGCAGAGTGTGAGTCTTTGTTTCATTCCACTGTTGTGGATACTAGTGAAGATGAACAGAGTAACTACACCACCAATTGTTTTGGGGACAGTGAGTCTAGTTTGAGTGAAGTGGAGTTTGTTGGTGAAAGTACAACTTCAACAAGTGACACTGATGAAAGTGGTGGGCTAATATGGTCCCAGTTTGTACATACGCTCCCCATGCAGTCCGCTGCAACAGCTGACCTACATACCACTGCCAAGGCTTTTGTCAAGATTAAAGCATCGCACAACCTTAAGAAGAAAATTCTGCGTTTTCGATCTGGCTCTTTAAAACTCATGACCACAGTTTGA